AAGCGAAAGCAAGCGTAGGTACGGCACAGATCAATATGGGATACACACTGATTAAGGCCCCTGTGAGTGGATATATTGGTCGTCTGCCTAAGAAACAGGGTAGCCTGGTTTCTCCTTCAGATGTTTTACCATTAACCAATCTTTCTGATGTACATGAAGTACATGTTTACTTCTCTATTGGAGAGGCCGATTTTATCAGTTTCAAAGAGAAATACCCTTCTGCCACCACTGCCGGCAACCTGAAAAATCTTCCTCCCGTAGAGCTGGTTTTATCCGATAATGGCACCTATGCACAAAAAGGTAAAATCGATATGATTGACGGACAGTTTGATAAAACAACTGGCTCGATCACATTGAGAGCTAGTTTTCCTAATACTTCCGGTCTGTTGAGATCTGGAAATACCGGGAAAGTCAGACTAAGCCTGGAGCATCAGGATGCAATGATGGTTCCTCAATCGGCAACGGTTGAAGTACAGGATAAAGTATTCGTCTATGCAGTAGGTAAAGACAACAAAGTAGCCAAACAGCCGATAAAGATCATCGGAATCAGTGGTACCAATTACCTGATCAAAGAAGGTTTGAAATCCGGAGACAGAATTGTGTCTAAAGGAATGGAAATCCTGAAAGACGGAGATGCAATTGTTCCTGAAGCATCAAAAGAAGAAAAAACATTAAAAATTGCCGCTAATTAAGACCAGTCATGTTTAAGATATTCATTCAAAGACCAGTCCTCGCCACCGTTATCTCTATATTATTAGTGATCTTCGGGGTGTTGGGACTCTCCAAATTACCCTTACAACAATTCCCTGATATTGCGCCTCCGGCCGTTCAGGTAATGGCACTATATCCGGGTGCGAATGCGGAAACTGTATTGCGTTCCGTAGCACCTTCTCTGGAAGAATCCATCAACGGGGTAGAGGGAATGAGCTATATGAGCTCTACCGCTAGTAATGACGGATCGCTAGCCATCACTGTTTACTTCAAGCTGGGAACCGATCCGGATCAGGCTGCAGTAAACGTACAGAACAGGGTAGCCCAGGCAACCAGTCAGCTTCCGGCTGAGGTGGTACAAGCCGGGGTTACCACTGCCAAACAACAGAATAGTCTGATCATGGTACTGGATATGTACACCGATAAAGAATCGGATTATGATCAGACTTTCCTGGCAAACTATGCGCAGATTAACCTGATTCCGGAGATCAAAAGGATCCCCGGAGTAGGCTCTGCAAGTATTTTTGGCGGAAATAAAGACTATTCCATGAGGGTTTGGTTAAATCCGGCACAAATGGCCAGTTATAACCTGATGCCAAATGAAGTTATGGCTGCCATTCAAAATAAAAACGTGGAAGCAGCTCCCGGAAAATTCGGTGAGAGCAGCAAGAATGCCTTTGAATATGTGATCAAATACAAAGGAAAACTGAACCAGCCTAAAGACTACGAAAATATGGTCATCCGCTCTAATGCAGATGGTTCTATATTGAGACTTAAGGATGTGGCTAGAGTGGAATTCGGTGCTTATACTTATGGAAGTTTAACTCGTATCAATGGCAAGCCTGGTATCGATGTCGGCATTTTACAGCTGGCAGGATCGAATGCAAATGAAATCCAGATCAAAATCCAGGAGTTCATGAAAAAGGCAGAAAAAGATTTCCCTAAAGGAGTGAAATACGATGTGCTTTACAGCACTAAAGTTTCTCTGGATCAATCTATCGATCAGGTAAAACATACCCTGATTGAAGCATTTATCCTGGTATTTATTGTCGTATTTATTTTCCTTCAGGATTTCCGTTCTACCTTAATTCCGGCCATTGCAGTGCCGGTAGCGATTATCGGAACATTCTTCTTTATGCAGTTGTTCGGTTTCTCTATCAACCTGCTCACTTTATTCGCACTGGTTCTGGCCATCGGTATCGTAGTGGATGATGCCATTGTGGTTGTGGAAGCGGTGCATGCCAAAATGGAACACCACAATCTGCCACCAAAAGCAGCTACTGCTTCTGCGATGCAGGAAATTACAGGGGCCATCATTTCGATCACCCTGGTCATGTCGGCGGTATTCCTTCCGGTAGGTTTTATGGAAGGCTCAACAGGTGTTTTCTACAGACAATTTGCCTTTACACTGGCCATCGCCATCGTGATCTCTGCAGTAAACGCCCTGACTTTAAGTCCGGCGCTATGTGCATTGTTCCTTAAAAATCCGCATGAGCATCAAAATGAAAACGCAAAGAAAACATTTAAAGAGCGTTTCTTCATTGGCTTCAATACTGGTTTTAACAGCTTAACCAATAAATACATTGGCAGTCTGAGATTCCTGATCCGTTTTAAATGGGTGGGTATCGCTGGATTGATCCTCATTACCCTTTCTACCATCTGGATGGTAAAGAAAACACCTACAGGATTTATTCCTTCGGAAGATCAGGGATTTATTGCCATCGCTTTGTCTATGCCGGCTGGTGCCTCTCTCGAGCGTACTACAGAAGCCCTGAAAGAAGCGGAGAAAATATTAATGCCCCTAGAATCTAACCGTTTGTTAAACGTACTTTCAGGTTTTAACATCATGACACAAAGTACCAGCCCTTCGGCCGGAGTTGCATTTGTGCTCCTGAAACCTACTGAAGAACGTGGTAAATTAAAAGGAATCAATGACATCATGAACGACATCAGGGGTAAATTGTCTACTATAAAAGGAGCCAGCTTCTTCGTCTTTACTTTCCCTACCGTTCCGGGTTTCAGTAATGTGGATGGTCTGGACCTGGTACTACAGGATAAAAGTGGTGGCAAGCTCGATAAATTCAGTGGGATCGCTTATAATTTCATTGGAGAACTGATGAAACGTAAAGAGATTGCAGTAGCCTTTACAACCTTCAAAGCTGATTACCCTCAGTTGGAACTGAAGATAGATGATGAAAAAGCAGAGCAGCTGGGCATCAACACCAAAGATATCCTGCAGACCATGCAGGCCTATTTCGGAAGTGCACAGGCCTCAGATTTCAACCGCTTTGGTAAATACTACAGGGTAATGGTTCAGGCCGATGTGGCTAACCGTTCAGAAGCTTCAGCAATGGATGCGGTATATGTTAAAAACAAACAGGGCGAAATGGTTCCGATCAATACGGTAGCGACCTTATCAAGGGTTTACGGTGCGGAAACGGCTTCCAGATACAACTTGTTTAACTCTATTGGGGTAAATGCAATTGCAAAACCAGGATACAGTTCAGGTGATGCCATTAAAGCGGT
This region of Pedobacter steynii genomic DNA includes:
- a CDS encoding efflux RND transporter periplasmic adaptor subunit, with the translated sequence MKTLILLSTAIFLLGCSSEPPQVASAPAPSLPVISITKSAETTFQEYPASVQGAIDLEIRPQVGGVLEQVLVNEGALVKAGQPLFKINSLPFLEQLNNAKANQRAAEAAVLNAQLEVDKLVPLVQNKVVSDIQLKTAKTAHQIAVANVAQAKASVGTAQINMGYTLIKAPVSGYIGRLPKKQGSLVSPSDVLPLTNLSDVHEVHVYFSIGEADFISFKEKYPSATTAGNLKNLPPVELVLSDNGTYAQKGKIDMIDGQFDKTTGSITLRASFPNTSGLLRSGNTGKVRLSLEHQDAMMVPQSATVEVQDKVFVYAVGKDNKVAKQPIKIIGISGTNYLIKEGLKSGDRIVSKGMEILKDGDAIVPEASKEEKTLKIAAN
- a CDS encoding efflux RND transporter permease subunit, giving the protein MFKIFIQRPVLATVISILLVIFGVLGLSKLPLQQFPDIAPPAVQVMALYPGANAETVLRSVAPSLEESINGVEGMSYMSSTASNDGSLAITVYFKLGTDPDQAAVNVQNRVAQATSQLPAEVVQAGVTTAKQQNSLIMVLDMYTDKESDYDQTFLANYAQINLIPEIKRIPGVGSASIFGGNKDYSMRVWLNPAQMASYNLMPNEVMAAIQNKNVEAAPGKFGESSKNAFEYVIKYKGKLNQPKDYENMVIRSNADGSILRLKDVARVEFGAYTYGSLTRINGKPGIDVGILQLAGSNANEIQIKIQEFMKKAEKDFPKGVKYDVLYSTKVSLDQSIDQVKHTLIEAFILVFIVVFIFLQDFRSTLIPAIAVPVAIIGTFFFMQLFGFSINLLTLFALVLAIGIVVDDAIVVVEAVHAKMEHHNLPPKAATASAMQEITGAIISITLVMSAVFLPVGFMEGSTGVFYRQFAFTLAIAIVISAVNALTLSPALCALFLKNPHEHQNENAKKTFKERFFIGFNTGFNSLTNKYIGSLRFLIRFKWVGIAGLILITLSTIWMVKKTPTGFIPSEDQGFIAIALSMPAGASLERTTEALKEAEKILMPLESNRLLNVLSGFNIMTQSTSPSAGVAFVLLKPTEERGKLKGINDIMNDIRGKLSTIKGASFFVFTFPTVPGFSNVDGLDLVLQDKSGGKLDKFSGIAYNFIGELMKRKEIAVAFTTFKADYPQLELKIDDEKAEQLGINTKDILQTMQAYFGSAQASDFNRFGKYYRVMVQADVANRSEASAMDAVYVKNKQGEMVPINTVATLSRVYGAETASRYNLFNSIGVNAIAKPGYSSGDAIKAVEEVAQKHLPSGYSFEFSGLTKEEISSGGQSTVIFILCLVFVYFLLSAQYESYILPLAVVLSIPAGVFGVFVAIGLTGIENNIYVQVALVMLIGLLAKNAILIVEYAVQRRKAGKTLIAAALEAAKLRLRPIIMTSLAFIVGLIPMMSATGPSALGNHSISIGAAGGMISGVVLGLFIIPVLFVIFQYLQEKVSGKPPVAEEIGHGVTVNPEANIIYS